Proteins found in one Brachypodium distachyon strain Bd21 chromosome 5, Brachypodium_distachyon_v3.0, whole genome shotgun sequence genomic segment:
- the LOC100829055 gene encoding MADS-box transcription factor 26-like isoform X1, with amino-acid sequence MGSLIERYKGSNTEAQAESSNQNKPQVIQQEVLLLRQEIDLLQKGLRYMYGEKDINHMNLDELQALESNLEIWVHNVRSTKMQIISREIEMLKNKEGILKAANDMLQERIIEQSGILGTSSDTLIPQFPFHRNMESDYYF; translated from the exons ATGGGAAGCTTAATTGAGAGGTACAAGGGTAGCAACACAGAAGCACAAGCTGAAAGTAGCAACCAGAACAAACCTCAG GTAATACAACAAGAGGTACTGCTCTTGAGGCAAGAAATTGACTTACTTCAGAAGGGCTTAAG GTACATGTATGGAGAGAAAGATATAAACCACATGAATCTTGATGAGCTGCAAGCCCTGGAGAGTAATCTTGAAATCTGGGTACACAACGTTCGCTCTACAAAG ATGCAGATCATATCTAGGGAGATTGAGATGCTCAAGAACAAG GAGGGTATACTGAAGGCTGCCAATGACATGCTTCAAGAAAGG ATAATTGAGCAGAGCGGGATTCTGGGTACCAGCAGCGACACGCTGATTCCGCAATTCCCCTTCCACAGAAACATGGAGAGTGACTACTACTTCTAG
- the LOC100829661 gene encoding uncharacterized protein LOC100829661 produces the protein MLPLAHPTRYPHLRPASRAPPPGRSLARIRAGPRLPQRALTHTRAKTPSAEAGETETTSAAATSGGTSSSSVLSFLCPLLKFFGGGDPSQERNDIVEVTTSSLSSLARLPWGSSVAVSSGEDVSTAMGAPTLQLYEFEACPFCRRVREAMTELDLSAEVYPCPKGSLRHRDAVRKIGGKEQFPLLVDASTGVTMYESGDIVKYLFRQYGQGKSPSFGLLESTIFTGWVPTLLRAGRGMTMWSKGGAAPSEKLELFSFENNTYARIVREALCELELPYVLQNVGEGSSKMDSLLRIAGSKQVPYLIDPNTGFQSGDHKKILSYLFQQYSVSS, from the exons ATGCTGCCCCTTGCACACCCCACTCGCTATCCCCACCTCCGCCCAGCATCTCGAGCCCCACCTCCGGGGCGCTCTCTTGCCCGTATCCGAGCTGGACCTCGCCTTCCCCAGCGCGCCCTCACCCACACCCGAGCGAAAACTCCGAGTGCGGAAGCGGGCGAGACCGAaaccacctccgccgccgctacgAGCGGCgggaccagcagcagcagcgtctTGTCGTTCCTGTGCCCGCTTCTCAAGTTCTTCGGG GGCGGTGATCCTTCTCAGGAACGGAATGACATCGTCGAG GTGACAACATCTTCTCTTTCAAGTTTAGCTAGACTGCCATGGGGATCAAGTGTGGCAGTTAGTAGCGGCGAGGATGTTAGTACAGCAATGGGTGCTCCAACTCTGCAACTGTATGAGTTTG AGGCATGTCCCTTCTGTAGGAGAGTTCGGGAGGCCATGACTGAGCTTGATCTTTCTGCAGAG GTTTATCCTTGCCCAAAAGGATCGCTGAGGCATAGAGACGCAGTCAGGAAAATTGGAGGGAAGGAGCA GTTTCCACTTCTTGTTGATGCAAGTACTGGTGTCACAATGTATGAAAGTG GAGATATTGTTAAGTACCTGTTCAGACAGTACGGACAAGGAAAGAGCCCTTCCTTTGGACTCCTTGAAAG TACAATTTTCACTGGATGGGTGCCTACTCTTCTCCGAGCTGGAAGAGGGATGACAATGTGGAGCAAAGGTGGCGCGGCACCTTCAGAGAAGCTGGAACTCTTCTCGTTTGAGAACAACACA TATGCAAGGATCGTCCGTGAGGCTCTCTGCGAATTGGAGCTTCCTTATGTTCTCCAGAACGTGGGAGAGGGGTCATCGAAGATGGATTCGCTGCTAAGGATAGCGGGTTCTAAACAG GTACCGTACCTGATTGATCCTAACACTGGGTTCCAGTCGGGGGACCATAAGAAGATACTATCCTACTTATTTCAACAATATTCTGTCAGTAGCTAA
- the LOC100828447 gene encoding putative 12-oxophytodienoate reductase 11 produces the protein MSNTGTAPLLTPYKMGRFDLSHRVVLAPLTRERSFGNVPQPHAILYYQQRATKGGLLIAEATGVSDTAQGYKDTPGIWTKEQVEAWKPIVDGVHAKGGIFFCQIWHVGRVSNHNFQPNGQAPISSTNKPLKPVVRANGIVVATISTPRRLETDEIPLVIDDFRIAARNAIEAGFDGVEIHGAHGYLIDQFLKDQVNDRTDKYGGSLENRCRFALEVVQAVVDEIGADKVGIRLSPFASYSDASDSNPEALGLYMAHALNEFGILYCHMVEPRMVNIGEKFETPHSLRPIRNAFKGTFIVAGGYGREDGNKAISDGYADLVAYGRLFLSNPDLPRRFEIDVPLNKYNRDTFYLSDPVVGYTDYPFLSSDV, from the exons ATGAGCAACACTGGCACAGCCCCCCTCCTCACCCCATACAAGATGGGAAGATTTGATCTTTCCCACAG GGTAGTTCTTGCACCATTGACAAGGGAGCGATCCTTCGGAAATGTTCCTCAGCCTCATGCCATATTGTATTATCAACAAAGAGCAACCAAAGGAGGCCTTTTGATTGCTGAGGCCACTGGAGTTTCAGACACTGCTCAAGG GTACAAAGATACTCCTGGCATTTGGACAAAGGAGCAGGTGGAAGCATGGAAGCCAATCGTTGATGGGGTTCATGCAAAAGGAGGGATATTTTTCTGTCAAATTTGGCATGTAGGAAGAGTCTCTAATCATA ATTTTCAGCCTAATGGGCAGGCTCCAATTTCAAGCACCAACAAGCCACTAAAACCTGTAGTGAGAGCAAATGGCATCGTTGTCGCTACTATCTCAACTCCTAGGCGACTAGAGACGGATGAGATCCCTTTGGTCATCGATGATTTCAGGATCGCTGCTAGAAATGCAATTGAAGCTG GGTTTGATGGTGTTGAAATCCATGGAGCTCATGGTTATTTGATTGATCAGTTCTTAAAGGACCAAGTCAATGACCGCACTGACAAGTATGGTGGGAGCTTAGAGAATCGCTGCCGTTTTGCCCTAGAAGTAGTCCAAGCTGTAGTTGATGAAATTGGAGCTGATAAGGTTGGGATAAGGCTCTCGCCTTTTGCAAGTTACTCGGATGCATCAGACTCGAACCCAGAAGCTCTAGGCCTGTACATGGCACATGCACTGAACGAATTTGGAATTCTTTATTGTCACATGGTGGAACCACGGATGGTGAATATTGGTGAAAAGTTTGAAACTCCACATAGTCTTCGTCCCATAAGGAATGCTTTTAAAGGAACATTCATCGTAGCTGGTGGATACGGGAGGGAGGACGGAAATAAAGCAATCTCTGATGGCTATGCTGATTTGGTTGCCTATGGACGCTTGTTTTTGTCCAACCCTGACTTGCCTCGGAGGTTCGAAATAGATGTTCCTCTCAACAAGTACAATAGAGATACCTTCTACCTCTCTGATCCAGTTGTTGGATACACTGATTACCCATTTCTGTCGTCCGATGTCTAA
- the LOC100829055 gene encoding MADS-box transcription factor 26-like → MARGKVQMRRIENPVHRQVTFCKRRMGLLKKAKELSVLCEADIGVIVISPHGKIYELATNGNMGSLIERYKGSNTEAQAESSNQNKPQVIQQEVLLLRQEIDLLQKGLRYMYGEKDINHMNLDELQALESNLEIWVHNVRSTKMQIISREIEMLKNKEGILKAANDMLQERIIEQSGILGTSSDTLIPQFPFHRNMESDYYF, encoded by the exons ATGGCTCGTGGTAAGGTTCAGATGAGAAGGATAGAAAACCCGGTGCACAGGCAGGTCACCTTCTGCAAGCGACGGATGGGCCTGCTCAAGAAGGCCAAGGAGTTATCTGTTTTGTGTGAAGCTGATATCGGTGTCATAGTAATCTCTCCTCATGGCAAGATTTACGAGTTGGCCACCAACGG GAACATGGGAAGCTTAATTGAGAGGTACAAGGGTAGCAACACAGAAGCACAAGCTGAAAGTAGCAACCAGAACAAACCTCAG GTAATACAACAAGAGGTACTGCTCTTGAGGCAAGAAATTGACTTACTTCAGAAGGGCTTAAG GTACATGTATGGAGAGAAAGATATAAACCACATGAATCTTGATGAGCTGCAAGCCCTGGAGAGTAATCTTGAAATCTGGGTACACAACGTTCGCTCTACAAAG ATGCAGATCATATCTAGGGAGATTGAGATGCTCAAGAACAAG GAGGGTATACTGAAGGCTGCCAATGACATGCTTCAAGAAAGG ATAATTGAGCAGAGCGGGATTCTGGGTACCAGCAGCGACACGCTGATTCCGCAATTCCCCTTCCACAGAAACATGGAGAGTGACTACTACTTCTAG
- the LOC100829353 gene encoding GTP-binding protein YPTM1, with amino-acid sequence MGNEFDYLFKLLLIGDSSVGKSCFLLRFADDAYVDSYISTIGVDFKIRTVEIDGKTIKLQIWDTAGQERFRTITSSYYRGANGIIIVYDITDMESFNNVKQWLSEIDKYANDSVCKLLVGNKCDLAESRVVDTSVAQAYADEIGIPFLETSAKDSINVEEAFLAMSEAIKKSKAGSQGALERKASNLVQMKGQLIQQQQQQQQQNKSSCCST; translated from the exons ATGGGTAACGAATT CGACTACCTGTTCAAGCTCCTCTTGATCGGCGACTCCTCGGTCGGCAAGTcctgcttcctcctccgttTCGCT GACGACGCGTATGTTGACAGCTACATCAGCACCATCGGCGTTGACTTC AAAATCCGCACGGTAGAGATTGATGGGAAAACCATCAAATTGCAGATT TGGGACACCGCAGGACAGGAGCGGTTCAGAACCATCACAAGCAGCTACTACCGAGGAGCTAACGGAATCATC ATCGTCTATGACATCACGGACATGGAGAGCTTCAACAATGTCAAGCAATGGCTGAGCGAGATCGACAAGTACGCCAACGATAGCGTCTGCAAGCTTCTTGTCGGCAACAAGTGCGATCTGGCTGAGAGCAGGGTCGTCGATACTTCCGTGGCACAG GCTTATGCTGATGAGATAGGCATTCCTTTCCTAGAAACAAGTGCTAAAGATTCCATCAATGTTGAGGAGGCTTTCTTGGCAATGTCTGAAGCAATCAAGAAAAG CAAAGCTGGCAGCCAAGGAGCCTTGGAGAGGAAGGCCTCCAATCTGGTCCAGATGAAAGGTCAGCTgattcagcagcagcagcagcagcagcagcaaaacaaGAGCAGCTGCTGTTCAACATGA